The genomic stretch GCAAATCGGCAAGGCGCTGCATGGTCCAGTCCGACGCCGCCATGCCGCCATCGACACGCAGCACGATGGTGGCGGCCTTGGCGTCGGGCCAGTCGGCGCGCATCGCGGCCCACAGGTCAAAAGTCTGGTAGCACACGCTTTCCAGCGCGGCATGGGCGAGTTCGGCGGGGCCGGTGTTTCGGGTGAGGCCGAACAGCGCGCCGCGCACCCGCGGATTCCAGTACGGCGCCCCCAAACCGACGAAGGCCGGAACCAGATAGACGCTCTGCATGGAATCGGATTTGTCGGCGAGCGGGCCGGTCTCGGCGGCCTGCTTGATGATGCCGAGCCCGTCGCGCAGCCATTGCACCGCGCTTCCAGCGACGAAGATCGAGCCTTCCAGCGCGTAGGTCCGTTTGCCCCCGAGCTGATAGGCGATCGTGGTCAGCAGCTTGTTCTTCGATTTCACCGGCGTGGTGCCGGTGTTGAGCAGCGCAAAGCAGCCGGTGCCGTAGGTCGACTTCATCATGCCGGGCTCGAAACAGGCCTGGCCGATGGTCGCGGCCTGCTGGTCGCCGGCGATGCCCGAGATCATGATGCTGCCGCCGAACAATTCCGGCGCGCTGTCGCCGAAATCGGCGGACGAATCCTTCACCTCCGGGAGCATCGAGCGCGGCACGCGCAGGATCTTCAGCAACTCGTCGTCCCACGCGCCGGTATGGATATTGAACAGCAGCGTGCGCGAGGCGTTGGTGGCGTCGGTCGCATGCACCTTGCCGCCGGTCAGCCGCCACAGCAAATAGCAATCGACGGTGCCGAACATCAGTTCGCCGCGATCGGCGCGCTCGCGCGCGCCGGGGACGTGGTCGAGTATCCATGCGACTTTGGTGCCCGAGAAATAGGGGTCGATGATCAGGCC from Bradyrhizobium sp. Ash2021 encodes the following:
- the glpK gene encoding glycerol kinase GlpK — protein: MSFVLAIDQGTTSSRAIVFRSDISIAASAQAEFPQHFPASGWVEHEPEDIWTSTVAVCREAMKKADLTAKDIAAIGITNQRETTVVWDRATGQAVHRAIVWQDRRTADICTRLKAEGHEPMISARTGLIIDPYFSGTKVAWILDHVPGARERADRGELMFGTVDCYLLWRLTGGKVHATDATNASRTLLFNIHTGAWDDELLKILRVPRSMLPEVKDSSADFGDSAPELFGGSIMISGIAGDQQAATIGQACFEPGMMKSTYGTGCFALLNTGTTPVKSKNKLLTTIAYQLGGKRTYALEGSIFVAGSAVQWLRDGLGIIKQAAETGPLADKSDSMQSVYLVPAFVGLGAPYWNPRVRGALFGLTRNTGPAELAHAALESVCYQTFDLWAAMRADWPDAKAATIVLRVDGGMAASDWTMQRLADLLDAPVDRPMIQETTALGAAYLAGLQAGVYPEPAKFADNWRLQHRFKPAMSQATRERKLAGWARAVKGVLASDEGE